One Fulvia fulva chromosome 8, complete sequence DNA window includes the following coding sequences:
- a CDS encoding Pre-mRNA-splicing factor ATP-dependent RNA helicase prp22, whose amino-acid sequence MHDLEQLELLSLVSKITSEISQHMGMSDKTIAEFIIAEHENCASVDDFAKKLGDFDFSPSLAENIDRLIRTMHPKYKGRGGGKDIMDELEALAPKDSKKDKFRGLAIPDKEIEEDALDDTFALLEGMAGGPKKETNGRKRIIDAERPVESEAPRKRTRRSRSRSRSPKRNDDYVFEDEFGRTRTHRPSERKRREDRDRSPRREERSHKRKRRRDSFDRKPEPELDDEPVLHKVYDGWVTGVKDFGVFVQLRGVKGKQDGLVHVSAMAHHKVNHPSDLVSRGQEVKVKIMKVQDKRISLSMSEVDQVSGQDLNAGRGLAGTGANAMALNGNGLEAELKTVVPVIEGKGTGRKHRKRMTSPERWEIRQLIASGVIKAADFPDLDEDYNATINGEQIEEEENVDIEVKDDEPPFLAGQTKQSLELSPIRVIKAPDGSMNRAAMQGDVLAKERRDLKQQEAQDKAKQEAAKTDLNQEWNDPMVNPSERRFASDLRQPKQGSGASQEVPEWKKIATNKAATGKRTDMSIKEQRESLPAYKMRKQFLDAVRQYQLMIVVGDTGSGKTTQLTQYLAEDGFGNNGMIGCTQPRRVAAMSVAARVSDEVGCRLGEEVGYTIRFEDKTSENTKIKYMTDGIMQREILLDPELNKYSVIMLDEAHERTIATDVLFGLLKKTLKRRPDMKLIVTSATLDAEKFSTYFNECPILTIPGRTFPVEIMYSREPESDYLDAALTTVMQIHLTEKPGDILLFLTGKEEIDTSCEILYERMKALGPSVPELMILPIYGALPSEIASRIFEPAPDGMRKVVIATNIAETSITIDGIYFVVDPGFVKQTAYDAKLGMDRLQVTPISQAQAKQRAGRAGRTGPGKCFRLYTETAFQSEMLPTTIPEIQRQNLSNTILMLKAMGINDLLGFDFMDPPPTNTMLTALEELYALGALDDEGLLTRLGRRMADFPMDPTLGKSLIMSVELGCSEEMLSIVAMISAVQTVFHRPKEKQQQADQKKARFHDPAGDHLTLLNVYQGWKNAGRNDAWCFENFIQPRSIKRAEDVRKQLVQILERHRLTIVSCGRDTTRVRQALCSGFFRNSARKDPQEGYKTLVEQTPVYMHPASALFGKAAEHVIYHSLVETTREYMHNVTAIEPKWLVEAAPTFFKVAGKDGMGMSRRQKAERIQPLHNRFANEDDWRLSAQKRQGRAGGGTWG is encoded by the coding sequence ATGCATGACCTAGAACAGCTCGAGCTGCTCTCGCTGGTGAGCAAAATCACCAGCGAAATCAGCCAGCACATGGGCATGAGCGACAAAACCATCGCCGAGTTCATCATCGCCGAGCACGAGAATTGCGCCAGCGTCGATGACTTCGCGAAGAAGCTGGGGGACTTTGATTTCTCACCATCTCTGGCCGAGAACATCGATCGCCTCATCCGGACTATGCATCCGAAGTACAAGGGACGTGGTGGAGGCAAGGACATCATGGACGAGCTGGAAGCGCTTGCGCCGAAGGACAGTAAGAAGGACAAGTTCCGTGGTCTCGCGATTCCGGACAAGGAGATCGAAGAGGATGCGCTGGATGATACGTTTGCGCTGCTGGAGGGCATGGCTGGTGGGCCCAAGAAGGAAACGAATGGGCGCAAGAGGATCATTGATGCGGAACGGCCTGTGGAGAGCGAGGCGCCTAGGAAACGCACGAGACGATCACGATCGAGATCGAGGAGTCCCAAAAGGAACGACGACTACGTCTTTGAGGACGAATTTGGACGAACGCGAACGCATCGACCTTCAGAACGCAAGAGGAGGGAGGATCGAGACAGGTCCCCGCGCCGAGAGGAGAGATCACATAAGAGGAAGCGTCGGAGGGACTCGTTTGATCGAAAACCCGAACCCGAGCTGGACGACGAGCCTGTACTGCACAAAGTCTACGATGGCTGGGTCACTGGCGTGAAAGACTTTGGAGTGTTTGTGCAGCTTCGGGGTGTGAAGGGGAAGCAGGATGGCTTGGTCCATGTCTCTGCGATGGCGCATCACAAAGTCAATCATCCGAGTGATCTTGTCAGTAGAGGGCAAGAAGTGAAGGTGAAGATTATGAAAGTGCAGGACAAGCGCATAAGTCTGAGCATGTCAGAAGTGGATCAGGTCTCCGGGCAGGATCTCAATGCTGGGCGCGGATTAGCAGGGACGGGGGCGAATGCTATGGCTCTGAATGGCAACGGTCTAGAAGCTGAGCTGAAGACTGTTGTGCCTGTAATAGAGGGCAAGGGGACTGGCAGGAAACACCGGAAACGCATGACCAGTCCGGAAAGGTGGGAGATTCGGCAGTTGATAGCATCCGGTGTGATCAAGGCCGCCGACTTCCCCGACCTGGACGAGGACTACAACGCCACGATCAATGGCGAGCAGATCGAGGAAGAGGAGAACGTGGATATCGAGGTCAAAGACGACGAGCCGCCATTCTTGGCTGGTcagacgaagcagtccctAGAACTCTCGCCGATACGTGTCATCAAGGCTCCTGATGGCAGCATGAACCGAGCAGCGATGCAGGGTGACGTGCTTGCGAAGGAACGAAGAGATCTGAAGCAACAGGAGGCACAGGACAAAGCTAAGCAGGAGGCTGCGAAGACAGATCTGAATCAGGAATGGAACGACCCCATGGTGAACCCAAGTGAACGAAGATTCGCGAGTGACTTGAGGCAACCGAAGCAGGGCAGTGGTGCCTCGCAAGAAGTGCCAGAGTGGAAGAAAATCGCCACGAACAAGGCCGCCACTGGCAAGAGGACCGACATGTCGATCAAGGAGCAGCGAGAGAGTTTGCCTGCGTACAAGATGCGAAAGCAGTTCTTAGACGCTGTCAGGCAATACCAGCTCATGATTGTGGTCGGCGATACTGGTTCGGGTAAAACGACACAGCTTACGCAATACTTGGCTGAAGACGGATTCGGGAACAATGGCATGATTGGCTGCACTCAACCTCGTCGAGTAGCAGCCATGTCAGTCGCAGCTCGTGTGAGCGATGAAGTCGGCTGCAGACTAGGCGAAGAAGTGGGATACACGATTCGATTCGAGGACAAGACGTCTGAGAACACCAAGATCAAGTACATGACAGACGGTATCATGCAGCGTGAGATCCTGCTTGATCCGGAGCTCAACAAGTACAGTGTCATCATGCTGGACGAAGCTCACGAGCGTACGATCGCTACCGATGTGCTTTTTGGTCTGCTTAAGAAGACCTTAAAGAGGCGACCGGACATGAAGCTAATCGTTACTTCTGCGACTTTGGATGCTGAGAAGTTCTCGACATACTTCAACGAGTGTCCAATCTTGACAATTCCGGGCCGCACCTTCCCTGTCGAAATCATGTACAGCAGGGAGCCAGAAAGCGATTACCTCGACGCCGCACTTACTACTGTCATGCAGATACACCTCACGGAGAAGCCTGGAGACATCCTGCTCTTCTTGACAGGAAAAGAAGAGATTGACACCAGCTGTGAGATACTGTACGAGCGCATGAAAGCGCTAGGTCCATCTGTTCCTGAGCTGATGATATTGCCCATCTATGGTGCACTTCCATCTGAGATTGCAAGTCGCATCTTCGAGCCGGCGCCGGATGGAATGAGGAAGGTAGTCATCGCTACCAACATTGCCGAGACAAGTATCACGATTGACGGAATTTACTTCGTGGTCGATCCGGGCTTCGTGAAGCAAACTGCATACGACGCTAAGCTTGGCATGGACCGATTGCAAGTCACACCCATTTCCCAGGCGCAAGCCAAGCAACGTGCAGGACGTGCTGGCAGAACAGGTCCTGGCAAATGCTTCAGGCTGTATACTGAGACCGCATTTCAGAGTGAGATGTTGCCTACGACAATACCAGAGATCCAAAGGCAAAATTTGTCCAACACAATTCTGATGCTGAAAGCCATGGGCATCAACGATCTTCTTGGCTTCGACTTCATGGACCCGCCTCCCACAAACACTATGCTTACAGCCCTGGAAGAACTCTATGCATTAGGCGCTCTCGACGACGAAGGCCTTCTAACACGTCTCGGGCGCCGCATGGCCGACTTCCCCATGGATCCCACCCTCGGCAAGTCCCTCATCATGTCCGTCGAACTCGGCTGCAGCGAAGAAATGCTGTCCATCGTCGCCATGATCTCCGCCGTGCAAACCGTCTTCCACCGGCCCAAAGAAAAGCAACAACAAGCCGACCAGAAAAAAGCGCGCTTCCACGACCCCGCCGGTGACCACCTCACCCTACTCAACGTCTACCAAGGCTGGAAGAACGCAGGTCGCAACGACGCCTGGTGTTTCGAAAACTTCATCCAACCCCGCAGCATCAAACGCGCCGAAGACGTCCGCAAACAACTCGTCCAAATCCTCGAACGGCACCGCCTCACCATCGTCTCCTGCGGTCGTGACACCACACGTGTACGACAGGCCCTCTGCTCCGGCTTCTTCCGCAACTCCGCTCGCAAAGATCCGCAAGAGGGATACAAGACTCTCGTCGAGCAAACTCCAGTATACATGCACCCTGCATCAGCACTCTTCGGAAAAGCCGCCGAGCATGTTATATATCATAGCTTGGTGGAGACGACGAGGGAGTATATGCATAACGTTACGGCGATTGAGCCCAAGTGGCTGGTCGAGGCGGCGCCGACGTTCTTCAAGGTTGCGGGTAAGGATGGGATGGGCATGAGTCGACGGCAGAAGGCAGAGAGGATTCAGCCGTTGCATAATAGGTTTGCTAATGAGGATGATTGGAGGTTGAGTGCGCAGAAGAGGCAGGGGAGGGCGGGTGGTGGAACTTGGGGTTAG
- a CDS encoding Pre-mRNA-splicing factor cef1: MPVVKGGVWTNIEDEILKAAVSKYGLNQWARVSSLLARKTAKQCKARWAEWLDPGIRKIEWSREEDEKVLHLAKLMPTQWRTIAPIVGRTATQCLERYQKLLDEAEARETAAELGLAGPEGGETQAPSADDVRRLRPGELDPDPESKPARPDTIDMDEDEKEMLSEARARLANTQGKKAKRKARERQLEESRRMAVLQKRRELKSAGINVKVTTKKKGQMDYNADIPFEHAPAAGFYDTQDEKKQNEHDREMFDPRKQQLANKRKADGQDDQGQEAKRKKNDKSDSGASAFAAAAKAGQQQRLREAEQSSKRRGLVLPAPQVSEGELEDIVKMGLSGERLHSQAGEGGLVSRYENTVGATPVRTPRAPQEEDRIANELRNARARTATQSALLGGENTDLAEDDATTGYGGVAPSKTAMATPNPMATPLRQNGATNGVVATPMRTPRDNFRLNQETGAMELVGQTPRDIRLREQATRSSLRGKLASLPKPQQTEWELEAMPEEQAESSSSAMDLSEEDAAERDRRNAELAKAAALADFRRQTKVVQKGLPRPNVVNIDAMLKNARAIKDPVQRSIAEEAAHLMVHDASNFGGAKTRSKTKPYQHPEEEALQKAQMEVILEMGQDSDRAQFGQAFELEWEKAHASTILPGLAGYAEDEFDQDQVLIEAFGTIQDAITKTSDKGNALEKKLAKHHGGYITRQKTLKNKIQEASEALEKTRLDVDVARQAQVAEEAGIQGRLERLRDEVALVARREREAQQSFRERREELEG, encoded by the coding sequence ATGCCCGTCGTCAAAGGAGGCGTCTGGACCAACATCGAGGACGAGATCCTCAAGGCCGCCGTCTCCAAATATGGCCTCAACCAGTGGGCGCGAGTGTCGTCGCTGCTCGCGCGCAAGACGGCGAAACAGTGCAAGGCGCGATGGGCAGAATGGCTGGACCCGGGCATTCGCAAGATCGAGTGGAGTCGCGAAGAGGACGAGAAAGTGCTGCATCTGGCCAAGTTGATGCCCACCCAATGGCGCACCATCGCACCCATCGTCGGACGCACAGCCACGCAATGTCTGGAGCGGTACCAGAAACTGCTGGACGAGGCCGAAGCGCGGGAGACTGCTGCAGAGCTTGGTCTGGCTGGTCCAGAGGGCGGCGAGACACAGGCGCCGTCCGCAGATGATGTGCGGAGACTGCGCCCGGGCGAGCTGGACCCCGACCCCGAGAGCAAGCCTGCCAGACCCGACACGATCGACATGGACGAGGACGAGAAGGAAATGCTGTCAGAGGCTCGCGCACGTCTGGCCAACACACAGGGAAAGAAGGCCAAGCGGAAGGCGAGAGAGAGGCAGCTGGAGGAGAGCAGGCGAATGGCGGTGCTGCAGAAGAGGCGGGAGCTGAAGAGCGCCGGCATCAACGTCAAAGTCACGACCAAGAAGAAGGGTCAGATGGACTACAACGCCGATATTCCTTTCGAACATGCGCCCGCTGCCGGCTTCTACGATACTCAGGATGAGAAGAAGCAGAATGAGCATGACCGCGAAATGTTTGATCCCCGCAAGCAGCAACTAGCCAACAAGCGCAAAGCCGACGGACAGGACGATCAAGGTCAAGAAGCGAAGCGAAAGAAGAACGACAAGAGCGACAGTGGTGCTTCGGCATTTGCCGCAGCTGCCAAGGCAGGACAACAGCAGCGACTACGCGAGGCGGAGCAGAGCAGTAAGCGACGAGGTCTGGTTCTGCCTGCGCCTCAAGTCAGCGAAGGCGAGCTTGAGGATATCGTCAAGATGGGACTATCCGGCGAGCGACTACACTCACAAGCTGGAGAGGGCGGTCTTGTTAGCAGGTACGAGAACACAGTGGGAGCAACACCCGTCCGAACACCTCGTGCCCCCCAAGAAGAAGACAGGATTGCAAATGAGCTTCGCAACGCCAGAGCTCGAACGGCTACACAATCTGCACTCCTTGGAGGCGAGAACACAGACTTGGCAGAAGATGACGCGACCACTGGCTATGGTGGCGTCGCTCCCTCAAAGACAGCAATGGCAACACCAAATCCGATGGCGACTCCTCTCCGACAGAATGGTGCTACAAACGGCGTTGTAGCAACACCCATGCGCACACCACGAGACAACTTTCGCCTAAATCAGGAGACTGGTGCGATGGAGCTCGTGGGTCAAACGCCGCGAGACATCAGATTACGCGAACAAGCTACACGAAGCAGCCTGCGTGGCAAACTTGCCAGTCTGCCGAAGCCACAACAGACTGAGTGGGAGCTTGAAGCTATGCCAGAAGAGCAAGCAGAGTCATCATCATCAGCAATGGACCTGAGCGAAGAAGACGCAGCTGAGCGTGACAGGCGCAATGCCGAGCTTGCAAAAGCTGCAGCCCTAGCTGACTTCAGACGACAAACAAAGGTCGTGCAGAAAGGCCTCCCTAGACCGAATGTGGTCAACATCGACGCCATGCTTAAGAACGCCCGTGCCATCAAAGACCCGGTCCAGCGCAGCATAGCCGAAGAAGCCGCTCACCTCATGGTTCACGATGCCAGCAATTTCGGCGGCGCAAAGACAAGAAGCAAGACCAAGCCCTACCAACACCCCGAAGAAGAAGCTCTCCAAAAAGCCCAAATGGAAGTCATCCTCGAAATGGGCCAAGACTCCGACCGTGCCCAATTCGGCCAAGCCTTCGAACTCGAATGGGAAAAAGCTCACGCCTCCACCATTCTCCCCGGCCTCGCGGGCTACGCCGAAGACGAATTCGACCAAGACCAAGTCCTCATTGAAGCCTTCGGTACCATCCAGGATGCTATCACAAAGACTAGCGACAAGGGCAACGCACTGGAGAAGAAACTGGCGAAGCATCATGGTGGTTATATCACCAGACAGAAGACTTTGAAAAACAAAATTCAGGAGGCGAGTGAGGCGCTGGAGAAGACGAGGCTTGATGTTGATGTGGCGAGGCAGGCGCAGGTTGCTGAGGAGGCGGGGATTCAGGGAAGACTGGAGAGGTTGAGGGATGAGGTTGCGTTGGTGGCGAGGAGGGAGAGGGAGGCGCAGCAGAGTTTTAGGGAGAGGAGGGAGGAGTTGGAGGGGTAA